The proteins below come from a single Arthrobacter crystallopoietes genomic window:
- a CDS encoding M1 family metallopeptidase, with amino-acid sequence MTCLSSSPADASADGPAAALPAAVSAPLPDPYLPGRGTGDLLVTHYDLDLECKLASNRLAGRAVLTGRTLRDTSRLELDLTGLQASRVQVNGQRPRKTSQRNGKLVLALKEPLPAETRLVLDIRYEGTPAPINGDWGEVGWEELTDGVLVAGQPDGASSWFPCNDHPSQKATFRISTTTDAGYRAVANGELVGHHKKASRETWVYEMREPMATYLATLQIGRYVLQDLVPPGPAGPEGDAVAAQLVAAPAPLLTDAVAALSRQEDMMAVFVRSFGPYPFDRYTVVVAEDELEIPLEAQSLSIIGRNHLDNGWEAQRLIAHELSHQWFGNSLTAASWKDIWLHEGFACYSEWIWSEASGSLPAAGRAKAAWQMLAALKQDITVGDPGPQLMFDDRVYKRGALALHALRTALGDEPFFRILRRWCADYRHGSVSTSQFIELADSEAGRPDFSAATLLEPWLVSAALPEFPGK; translated from the coding sequence ATGACCTGCCTATCATCAAGTCCCGCCGATGCCTCAGCCGATGGTCCTGCCGCTGCATTGCCGGCAGCTGTGTCTGCGCCGCTGCCGGATCCCTATCTTCCGGGCCGCGGCACCGGCGACCTGCTCGTCACGCACTATGACCTTGACCTGGAGTGCAAGCTGGCGTCCAACCGGCTGGCCGGACGCGCCGTGCTCACCGGACGCACGCTCAGGGACACCAGCCGGCTGGAACTGGACCTGACCGGGCTGCAGGCCAGCCGCGTCCAGGTCAACGGGCAACGCCCCAGGAAAACGTCGCAGCGCAACGGCAAACTGGTTCTCGCACTGAAGGAACCGCTGCCCGCAGAGACCCGGCTGGTACTGGATATCCGCTACGAAGGCACTCCCGCACCGATTAACGGCGATTGGGGCGAGGTGGGGTGGGAGGAACTCACCGACGGCGTGTTGGTCGCCGGGCAGCCCGACGGCGCCTCCTCGTGGTTCCCTTGCAACGACCACCCCAGCCAGAAAGCTACCTTCCGCATCAGCACAACCACGGACGCCGGCTACCGCGCTGTGGCCAACGGCGAACTGGTAGGCCACCATAAAAAGGCCTCCCGGGAAACCTGGGTTTATGAAATGCGCGAACCCATGGCAACCTATCTGGCCACGCTCCAGATAGGCCGGTACGTCCTGCAGGATCTTGTGCCTCCGGGGCCAGCCGGCCCGGAGGGCGATGCCGTCGCGGCCCAGCTGGTCGCAGCGCCTGCACCGCTGCTCACGGACGCCGTCGCGGCCCTGTCCCGGCAGGAAGACATGATGGCAGTATTCGTCCGGTCTTTCGGCCCGTACCCCTTTGACCGGTACACCGTAGTGGTGGCCGAGGACGAACTGGAAATCCCGTTGGAGGCCCAGTCGCTGTCCATCATCGGCCGCAACCACCTGGACAACGGGTGGGAGGCGCAGCGCCTGATCGCGCATGAGCTCTCGCACCAGTGGTTCGGCAATTCGTTGACGGCAGCAAGCTGGAAAGATATCTGGCTGCACGAAGGCTTCGCGTGCTATTCCGAGTGGATCTGGTCCGAGGCCTCCGGCTCCCTGCCTGCCGCCGGCCGTGCCAAAGCCGCCTGGCAAATGCTCGCAGCGCTCAAACAGGACATCACCGTGGGCGATCCGGGTCCGCAGCTGATGTTCGATGACCGGGTCTACAAACGCGGTGCCCTGGCCCTGCACGCCCTGCGGACCGCGCTCGGCGACGAGCCGTTTTTCCGCATTCTGCGCCGCTGGTGCGCCGACTACCGGCACGGATCCGTCTCAACAAGCCAGTTCATCGAGCTCGCTGACTCGGAAGCGGGGCGGCCGGACTTTTCCGCCGCCACGCTCCTGGAGCCATGGCTGGTCAGCGCGGCACTGCCAGAGTTTCCCGGAAAATAA
- a CDS encoding MFS transporter gives MTSKSARPVREPGNSTHVVWAIIALAAGGFGIGTTEFAIMGLLQDVAEGLQISIPESGQLISAYALGVVVGAPILAALGARVPHKYMVLGLMGLFTIGNLSSVVAADYTTMLLTRFLSGLPHGAYFGVAAVIAASLVAPAKRAQAVAAVMLGLSVANVVGVPLVTWLGQQYGWRLMFVAVGVMGVITLVLLQRFVPFTPTHAEASIRKELSALKRIQVWLALLIGIVGFGGFFAVYSYISPTMTDVTGVPESALPLIVGLYGLGMVAGNLVGGRLADRSVMGSIYIVMTAIIIVLVLFWAAAGIPWLAVPLVFLLGAAGSSLIPGLQTRLMDASPDAQTLAASLNHSALNMANALGAFLGGAVIAAGWGFKAPALVGAGLAFLGLAVAAISGLLDRRRHAPVDSEAADVLSARKISGSK, from the coding sequence ATGACTTCCAAATCCGCCCGACCCGTCAGAGAACCCGGCAACAGCACCCATGTTGTTTGGGCGATTATCGCCCTGGCCGCAGGCGGATTTGGTATTGGAACAACGGAATTCGCCATCATGGGCCTGCTCCAGGACGTGGCTGAGGGTCTGCAAATCAGCATTCCCGAGAGCGGCCAGCTGATCTCGGCCTACGCCCTGGGCGTGGTCGTGGGTGCGCCTATCCTGGCTGCACTCGGTGCCAGAGTGCCACACAAATACATGGTTTTGGGGCTCATGGGGTTGTTCACCATCGGCAACCTCTCGTCGGTGGTGGCAGCGGATTACACCACAATGCTCCTGACCCGCTTCCTGTCCGGTCTCCCCCACGGCGCTTACTTCGGCGTCGCTGCCGTGATCGCGGCTTCCCTTGTTGCCCCGGCCAAGCGCGCCCAAGCCGTGGCCGCCGTCATGCTGGGGCTTTCGGTGGCAAACGTTGTCGGAGTTCCGCTGGTTACGTGGCTTGGCCAGCAATACGGTTGGCGGCTCATGTTCGTGGCCGTGGGCGTCATGGGCGTCATTACCCTCGTCCTCCTCCAGCGTTTCGTCCCATTCACTCCTACCCATGCCGAAGCGAGCATCCGCAAGGAGCTCAGCGCACTCAAACGGATCCAGGTCTGGCTGGCTTTGCTGATCGGCATCGTCGGCTTCGGCGGTTTTTTCGCGGTGTATTCGTATATCAGCCCAACCATGACCGACGTCACGGGCGTGCCCGAATCGGCACTGCCGCTGATCGTGGGACTGTACGGCCTCGGCATGGTCGCTGGAAACCTTGTCGGCGGCCGGCTTGCCGACCGCTCGGTTATGGGCAGCATCTACATAGTCATGACGGCGATCATTATCGTGCTGGTGCTGTTCTGGGCAGCAGCGGGTATCCCGTGGCTGGCAGTTCCGCTCGTCTTCCTGCTTGGCGCCGCAGGCTCCAGTCTCATCCCGGGACTGCAGACCCGTCTGATGGATGCCTCGCCTGATGCGCAGACACTGGCCGCGTCGCTGAACCATTCGGCCCTCAACATGGCGAACGCGCTAGGCGCCTTCCTCGGAGGAGCTGTCATCGCAGCAGGATGGGGATTCAAAGCACCTGCCCTCGTCGGTGCCGGGTTGGCGTTCCTCGGACTGGCAGTTGCCGCTATTTCCGGCCTCCTTGATCGCCGGCGTCATGCTCCTGTTGATTCCGAAGCCGCGGATGTTCTGTCAGCACGGAAGATATCCGGCTCCAAGTAG
- a CDS encoding Rv2578c family radical SAM protein produces MRWDGQALDSVDDLALPGLAKMAGLVRSTQTPEFSGVTFHEIVCKSALSKVPTQSAMPFEWTINPTRGCLHQCTYCFARKTHEYLDLDAGRDFDTQIIVKTNIVEVLRRELARPSWKRQPVALGTNSDPYMRAEGRYKLMPGIIEALADSGTSFSILTKGPLLKRDLPLLAKAAESVDIGIGVSLAFADARLQQQVEPGTPTPKARLDLIKAVADAGFNCNVMAMPILPWLTDGDEHLDRLFSQLAAAGASGVTAGALHLRPGAREWYLRWLGREYPELVGRYHGLYNGGTYASKDYRQWLAGRVAKLKTRYSLSGGAAHLRVRTAVPAAEGQAPAPGHTTPEASPALEPTLF; encoded by the coding sequence ATGCGTTGGGACGGGCAAGCTTTGGATTCTGTTGATGATCTGGCGTTGCCGGGCCTTGCGAAGATGGCAGGCCTGGTGCGCTCCACGCAAACCCCCGAGTTCAGCGGAGTCACCTTCCACGAAATTGTCTGCAAGTCTGCGCTCAGCAAAGTTCCTACGCAGTCGGCCATGCCGTTCGAGTGGACCATCAATCCCACCCGCGGCTGCCTGCACCAATGCACCTACTGCTTTGCGCGCAAGACCCATGAATATTTGGATCTGGATGCCGGGCGGGACTTTGACACCCAGATCATTGTCAAGACAAACATCGTCGAAGTGCTTCGCCGCGAACTGGCCCGGCCATCGTGGAAACGGCAACCAGTTGCGCTGGGAACAAACTCGGACCCCTACATGCGTGCCGAGGGCCGCTACAAACTTATGCCCGGCATCATCGAAGCTCTTGCCGACTCCGGAACGTCGTTCTCCATCCTCACCAAGGGGCCCTTGCTGAAGCGGGACCTGCCGCTCCTGGCCAAGGCCGCCGAAAGTGTGGACATCGGAATCGGCGTGTCTCTTGCTTTTGCGGATGCGCGGCTTCAGCAGCAGGTCGAGCCCGGGACACCCACGCCCAAGGCCCGGCTGGACCTCATCAAGGCGGTTGCGGACGCGGGCTTTAATTGCAACGTCATGGCCATGCCGATCCTGCCGTGGCTTACGGACGGGGACGAGCATTTGGACCGCTTGTTCTCCCAGCTGGCTGCTGCCGGAGCGTCTGGCGTCACAGCGGGCGCCCTGCACCTGCGCCCAGGTGCGCGGGAGTGGTACCTGCGGTGGCTGGGCAGGGAATACCCGGAGCTTGTGGGCAGGTACCACGGACTTTACAACGGCGGCACCTACGCCTCCAAGGACTACCGCCAGTGGCTGGCAGGACGGGTAGCAAAGCTCAAAACCCGCTACTCGCTATCCGGCGGCGCCGCCCATCTGCGCGTCCGCACGGCCGTTCCGGCAGCCGAGGGGCAGGCTCCGGCCCCTGGACATACAACCCCGGAGGCATCGCCTGCTTTGGAGCCCACGCTTTTCTGA
- the pheS gene encoding phenylalanine--tRNA ligase subunit alpha, whose product MSETTLGTETPQAAAAPHPLDEAAIGAAVEQALAAIAAAANLEELKAARIAHTGEKSPLSLANREIGKLAKEEKAAAGKLVGPARGRLNKALTTRTEELEAERDAQILVDEAVDVTAAPRRRRAGARHPLSILQERVSDIFVGMGWEIAEGPEVESEWFNFDALNFKPDHPAREMQDTFFVEPPEAHLLMRTHTSPVQVRSMLEREVPIYVLCPGKVFRTDELDATHTPVFHQFEGLAIDKGLSMADLRGTLEHFARQMFGADASIRLRPNFFPFTEPSAELDIWHPGAKGGPQWIEWGGCGMVHPNVLRAAGIDPEVYSGFAFGMGIERTLMFRNEVGDMHDMIEGDVRFSEHFGMEI is encoded by the coding sequence ATGTCTGAAACCACACTGGGGACTGAGACCCCGCAGGCCGCCGCGGCGCCGCATCCGCTGGACGAGGCAGCCATTGGCGCCGCCGTCGAGCAGGCGCTGGCCGCGATTGCCGCTGCCGCCAACCTTGAAGAACTGAAGGCCGCCCGCATTGCCCACACCGGTGAGAAGTCGCCGCTGAGCCTGGCCAACCGCGAGATCGGCAAGCTCGCCAAGGAAGAAAAGGCTGCGGCCGGCAAGCTTGTGGGCCCGGCGCGAGGACGGCTGAATAAGGCGCTGACTACCCGTACCGAGGAGCTCGAGGCGGAGCGGGATGCGCAGATCCTCGTGGATGAGGCCGTGGACGTTACGGCTGCCCCGCGCCGTCGTCGTGCTGGTGCCAGGCACCCGCTGTCCATTCTGCAGGAACGCGTGAGCGACATCTTCGTCGGCATGGGCTGGGAAATCGCCGAAGGTCCCGAGGTGGAGTCCGAGTGGTTCAATTTCGACGCGCTGAACTTCAAGCCGGACCACCCCGCGCGGGAGATGCAGGACACCTTCTTCGTGGAGCCGCCGGAAGCCCACCTGCTGATGCGTACGCATACTTCGCCGGTCCAGGTGCGGTCCATGCTGGAGCGCGAGGTGCCGATTTACGTGCTCTGCCCGGGCAAGGTGTTCCGCACCGACGAACTGGACGCCACCCATACACCCGTGTTCCACCAGTTCGAAGGCCTGGCCATCGACAAGGGCCTGAGCATGGCTGACCTGCGCGGGACGCTGGAGCACTTCGCCCGGCAGATGTTCGGCGCCGACGCCAGCATCCGGCTGCGTCCGAACTTCTTCCCCTTCACCGAGCCTTCCGCGGAGCTGGACATCTGGCATCCGGGTGCCAAGGGCGGCCCGCAGTGGATCGAGTGGGGCGGCTGCGGCATGGTGCACCCCAACGTGCTGCGTGCTGCCGGAATCGATCCCGAGGTCTATTCGGGCTTCGCCTTCGGCATGGGCATCGAGCGCACGCTGATGTTCCGCAACGAAGTCGGCGACATGCACGACATGATTGAAGGCGATGTACGGTTCAGCGAACACTTCGGGATGGAGATCTAA
- a CDS encoding 4'-phosphopantetheinyl transferase family protein: MRGEVILRLVRLADSGSGMSSRGFRRGAIRNLSRDAVRRLAADELDVETERVQLAFDCRDCLRGNDGSHGQPYLLLDGNPAPVRVSYSRSGGWLLAALSFRPVLLGVDLEDTGSAAFGEADNIDAVMLTHDERALLARAVDRRRLRAQLWTRKEAVLKSTGHGLRLAPDEVGVADAEGSALLTIWPGSAGERPGVQLVDLQLTPAMADGTAVPSTLTAALAIGGSADPGVIFRETLAVPR, translated from the coding sequence ATGAGGGGTGAGGTCATCCTGCGGCTGGTCCGCCTGGCCGATTCCGGTTCCGGCATGTCCAGCCGCGGCTTCCGCCGGGGTGCCATCCGCAACCTGTCGCGTGACGCAGTGCGTCGCCTGGCCGCGGATGAGCTCGACGTCGAAACCGAACGTGTGCAGTTGGCGTTCGACTGCCGGGACTGCCTGCGCGGCAACGATGGAAGCCATGGCCAGCCGTACCTGCTGCTGGACGGAAATCCTGCGCCCGTTCGGGTCAGTTACAGCCGCAGCGGGGGCTGGCTGCTGGCCGCGCTGTCCTTCCGGCCGGTGCTCCTGGGTGTGGACCTGGAGGACACCGGATCGGCGGCCTTCGGCGAGGCCGACAACATCGACGCCGTGATGCTCACCCACGACGAACGCGCCCTGCTCGCCCGGGCTGTTGACCGCCGGCGCCTCCGCGCACAGCTCTGGACACGGAAGGAAGCCGTGCTGAAATCCACCGGCCACGGCCTGCGCCTTGCCCCCGATGAGGTAGGGGTGGCGGATGCGGAAGGAAGCGCACTGCTGACCATCTGGCCCGGTTCCGCCGGGGAACGGCCGGGCGTGCAACTCGTGGACCTGCAGCTCACCCCGGCCATGGCCGACGGGACGGCCGTCCCGTCAACGCTGACCGCGGCTCTCGCCATCGGCGGTTCGGCCGACCCGGGTGTTATTTTCCGGGAAACTCTGGCAGTGCCGCGCTGA
- the pheT gene encoding phenylalanine--tRNA ligase subunit beta yields the protein MRIPLSWLREYAQVPAEATAEDVMAELVKVGLEEEDVHRPLDELKGPVVVGQVLSAEKEPQSNGKTINWCQVRVVPEGQEQTLTGDGIDPSGVQGVVCGAHNFEPGDKVVVTLPGAVLPGDFRITPRKTYGHVSAGMIASVRELGIGDDHDGILVLGTLGLDPEIGADALEVLSLYDEAAEINVTPDRSYCFSIRGVAREFAHATGTGFKDPAAAVVVDPSTGPGYPVRLEDQAPIYGKPGCDRFVARTVRGVDPTRPTPTWMASRLRLAGIRSISLVVDISNYVMLELGQPLHFYDLDRLQGDIVVRRANAGETLRTLDDKVRKLDPEDLLITDDSGAIGIAGVMGGAATEVSDSTVNVLIEAAHFEEVSIARSRRRHKLPSEASKRFERGVDWQVADEAAQRAVDLLTELAGGTADTTVTDAGQEPAAVVIDLPAGFAAERIGIDFTEEQITVALTDLGADVEKYDGGYRVTAPSWRQDLEIKEDLAEEIARLVGYDNIPATLPVAPPGRGLTRVQQQRRRVMQALADAGLTEVLSYPFVTKAANDTFGAAADGEERSALKLANPLSDEHGYLRTSVLPGLLETARRNHSRGFRDLALYEAGLVFLPNGRLGSAEIPPLGVRPPEEVLDELYAGIPEQPLHLAAVFMGHDSPAGANHTPRPWDWADALDAARLVGDVLGVELVVEQGSHQAFHPGRTARISLRNGQSVGYAGELHPKLLAAQDLPERTVALELNADALFDAAPDVIVAKHLSTYPVATQDVALVVDADTAAEAVRETLREGAGELLEDIALFDVYAGTGIEDGKKSLAFGLRFRADDRTLTADEASEARAAAVALAAERFGAVQR from the coding sequence ATGCGTATCCCACTTTCCTGGTTGCGCGAGTATGCCCAGGTACCGGCGGAAGCAACCGCTGAAGACGTCATGGCCGAACTGGTCAAGGTTGGTCTCGAAGAGGAGGACGTTCACCGTCCGCTCGACGAACTGAAGGGCCCGGTAGTCGTCGGGCAGGTGCTCTCGGCCGAAAAGGAACCGCAGTCCAACGGCAAGACCATCAACTGGTGCCAGGTCCGGGTGGTGCCGGAGGGCCAGGAGCAGACCCTGACCGGAGACGGCATCGACCCCTCCGGGGTGCAGGGCGTTGTCTGCGGCGCGCACAACTTCGAGCCGGGGGACAAGGTTGTCGTCACCCTGCCCGGCGCCGTGCTGCCCGGTGACTTCAGGATCACCCCGCGCAAGACCTATGGCCACGTTTCCGCCGGCATGATCGCTTCCGTGCGGGAGCTCGGCATCGGTGATGACCATGACGGCATCCTCGTGCTCGGGACCCTGGGCCTGGATCCCGAAATTGGGGCGGACGCCCTCGAGGTGCTCAGCCTCTACGACGAGGCTGCCGAGATCAACGTGACCCCGGACCGCAGCTACTGCTTCTCCATTCGTGGCGTGGCCCGCGAATTCGCCCATGCTACGGGTACCGGGTTCAAGGATCCGGCCGCCGCCGTCGTCGTCGATCCTTCCACCGGCCCCGGCTACCCTGTCCGGCTCGAAGACCAGGCACCCATTTACGGCAAGCCCGGCTGCGACAGGTTTGTCGCCCGCACGGTGCGCGGCGTGGACCCCACCCGGCCGACGCCGACCTGGATGGCTTCGCGACTGCGCCTGGCCGGGATCCGTTCCATCTCGCTCGTGGTGGACATTTCCAACTACGTCATGCTCGAGCTGGGCCAGCCGCTGCACTTCTACGATCTGGACCGGCTCCAGGGCGACATTGTGGTGCGCCGCGCCAACGCGGGGGAGACGCTGCGGACGCTGGACGACAAGGTGCGCAAGCTGGATCCCGAGGACCTGCTGATCACCGACGATTCCGGTGCAATCGGCATTGCCGGTGTAATGGGCGGGGCAGCCACCGAGGTCTCGGACAGCACGGTCAATGTGCTCATCGAAGCGGCTCATTTCGAAGAGGTCAGCATTGCCCGCTCCCGCCGCCGCCACAAGCTGCCCTCCGAGGCGTCCAAGCGCTTCGAGCGGGGCGTGGACTGGCAGGTGGCCGACGAGGCCGCGCAGCGCGCCGTGGACCTGCTGACCGAGCTGGCCGGCGGTACCGCGGACACCACGGTGACCGACGCCGGGCAGGAACCGGCCGCCGTTGTTATTGATCTGCCGGCGGGCTTTGCGGCCGAAAGGATCGGCATCGACTTCACCGAGGAACAGATCACCGTGGCGCTTACGGACCTCGGCGCGGATGTTGAAAAGTACGACGGCGGGTACAGGGTTACGGCGCCGAGCTGGCGTCAGGATCTGGAGATCAAGGAAGACCTGGCTGAGGAGATCGCCCGCCTGGTCGGCTATGACAACATCCCGGCGACCCTGCCGGTGGCGCCTCCCGGGCGCGGCCTGACGCGCGTGCAGCAGCAGCGCCGGCGCGTCATGCAGGCGCTCGCGGACGCGGGTCTGACCGAGGTGCTTTCGTACCCGTTTGTCACCAAGGCCGCCAATGACACCTTCGGTGCCGCGGCGGACGGCGAGGAACGCAGCGCGCTCAAGCTGGCCAATCCGCTCAGCGATGAACACGGCTATCTGCGCACCTCCGTGCTGCCGGGGCTGCTGGAAACGGCGCGCCGGAACCACTCCCGCGGCTTCCGTGACCTGGCCCTGTACGAGGCCGGGCTCGTCTTCCTGCCCAACGGCCGCCTCGGCTCGGCGGAGATCCCGCCGCTGGGCGTGCGGCCCCCGGAGGAGGTGCTGGACGAACTGTATGCGGGCATTCCCGAGCAGCCGCTGCACCTTGCGGCTGTCTTCATGGGCCACGATTCGCCCGCCGGCGCCAACCACACCCCGCGTCCCTGGGATTGGGCGGACGCGCTGGATGCAGCGCGGCTGGTGGGTGACGTGCTCGGCGTCGAACTGGTAGTGGAGCAAGGTTCGCACCAGGCCTTCCACCCGGGCCGTACGGCGAGGATTTCGCTGCGCAACGGCCAGAGCGTGGGCTACGCGGGCGAACTGCACCCGAAGTTGCTCGCCGCGCAGGACCTGCCCGAACGCACTGTAGCGCTGGAGCTGAACGCGGACGCGCTCTTCGATGCAGCCCCGGACGTTATCGTCGCCAAGCACCTTTCCACCTACCCGGTGGCCACGCAGGATGTGGCGCTGGTGGTGGATGCGGACACGGCCGCGGAGGCAGTCCGGGAGACCCTGCGCGAGGGCGCCGGCGAACTGCTGGAGGACATCGCGCTCTTCGACGTGTACGCCGGCACAGGCATTGAAGACGGCAAGAAGTCCTTGGCCTTCGGGCTGCGCTTCCGCGCCGATGACCGCACGCTGACGGCCGATGAGGCCTCGGAGGCCCGGGCCGCCGCGGTGGCTCTGGCCGCCGAACGGTTCGGCGCCGTCCAGCGTTAA
- a CDS encoding (deoxy)nucleoside triphosphate pyrophosphohydrolase, with amino-acid sequence MEQPLKQIVGAAILDSLTEPSELLVARRTAPESLAGLWEFPGGKVEPGEGCEAALLREIREELGVDVQLGSEVLGPLEQGWQLNGTAAMRVWNARILDGEPRPLEDHDELRWVPLRHAELNALPWIPADLPIITAVLETVEQVDTARS; translated from the coding sequence GTGGAACAGCCTCTAAAACAGATCGTCGGAGCCGCGATCCTGGACTCTCTTACGGAGCCTTCCGAACTCTTGGTCGCCCGGAGAACGGCACCGGAATCCTTGGCCGGCCTGTGGGAATTTCCCGGAGGCAAGGTGGAGCCGGGAGAAGGCTGCGAAGCAGCGCTTCTACGTGAAATCCGCGAAGAGTTAGGTGTCGACGTCCAGCTTGGCTCGGAGGTTCTAGGTCCGCTGGAACAGGGCTGGCAGCTTAACGGTACTGCCGCGATGCGGGTCTGGAACGCACGAATTCTCGACGGCGAACCTCGTCCGCTCGAGGACCACGACGAGCTGCGTTGGGTGCCCTTGCGGCACGCTGAACTCAACGCCCTGCCTTGGATTCCCGCCGATCTTCCGATCATCACGGCTGTACTGGAGACGGTGGAACAGGTAGACACCGCCCGATCCTGA